In Nymphaea colorata isolate Beijing-Zhang1983 chromosome 5, ASM883128v2, whole genome shotgun sequence, one genomic interval encodes:
- the LOC116254956 gene encoding probable calcium-binding protein CML43, translating into MSTGTAVQRTPSLAKRPPPSFRLRNPSLNTLRLRRIFDSFDENGDGEISVDELRRAFGRLGLETDRSELKEVVCSIMGMEANGSPLCSLDFDGFVALHRSIGDGFFGSGGDGEGECETDESDLSEAFKVFDEDGDGVISAPELQSVLGKLGLGDGYEIEGVRQMIKSVDRNHDGHVDFQEFKIMMRNVVAKSN; encoded by the coding sequence ATGTCGACGGGGACTGCGGTACAACGGACGCCCAGTCTGGCGAAGcgtcctcctccctccttccgcCTCCGCAATCCCAGCCTCAACACCCTCCGGCTTCGCCGGATCTTCGACTCCTTCGACGAGAACGGCGACGGGGAGATTTCTGTGGACGAGCTCCGCCGGGCCTTCGGCCGGCTCGGGCTGGAGACCGACCGTTCGGAGCTCAAGGAGGTGGTCTGCTCAATCATGGGGATGGAGGCCAACGGGTCGCCGCTGTGCAGCCTCGATTTCGACGGGTTCGTGGCATTACACCGCTCGATAGGCGACGGGTTCTTCGGAAGCGGGGGAGACGGCGAGGGGGAGTGCGAGACGGACGAGTCGGACCTGTCGGAAGCGTTCAAGGTGTTCGACGAGGATGGGGACGGGGTGATATCGGCGCCGGAGCTGCAGTCGGTGCTGGGGAAGCTGGGTCTGGGCGACGGCTACGAGATCGAGGGGGTGCGCCAGATGATAAAGAGCGTGGACCGTAACCACGACGGACACGTCGATTTCCAGGAGTTCAAGATCATGATGCGCAACGTCGTCGCTAAGAGCAACTGA
- the LOC116254954 gene encoding uncharacterized protein LOC116254954: protein MGTSDRREEEETRTTLCAPRSRVPVAPFRDTSSEMSQQQAYGFRPVTPDAAAGALKVRETPPTPLSVVPSGGDEGLSSPSSPPSADQLPDGCRTPSSVVFDSFAPGPDDLNMAPKRNSRSGKAFRALSTADIWGSLGKSRVFRVLHFDDDNDDDDVDDDVDGNDNDSDNGREKATAGRREEVEFLQFVYEDLLRAILSNQADDCIVKNGDIASPKTPRCLNAWINGLEDTCPNAPIKPRNQRAVASATFGSLCRKLEF, encoded by the coding sequence ATGGGGACGTCCGACCGTCGCGAGGAAGAAGAGACGCGAACAACGCTCTGCGCCCCCAGATCTAGGGTTCCGGTTGCCCCGTTCAGAGACACCTCTTCCGAGATGAGCCAGCAGCAAGCCTACGGCTTCCGGCCGGTGACTCCAGATGCCGCTGCGGGTGCTCTCAAAGTCAGGGAGACTCCCCCGACGCCATTGTCAGTAGTTCCTTCCGGCGGAGATGAAGGTCTATCTTCGCCTTCTTCTCCACCGTCCGCGGACCAGCTGCCGGATGGGTGTCGAACTCCCTCCAGCGTGGTCTTTGACTCGTTTGCGCCCGGGCCGGACGACCTAAACATGGCGCCGAAACGGAATTCCAGATCCGGGAAGGCCTTCCGTGCCTTGAGTACCGCGGACATTTGGGGATCCCTGGGAAAGTCGAGGGTTTTCAGGGTCTTGCAttttgatgatgataatgatgacgACGACGTCGATGATGATGTTGACGGCAACGACAACGACAGCGACAATGGCCGTGAGAAGGCGACGGCCGGAAGACGGGAGGAAGTGGAGTTTCTACAGTTTGTTTACGAAGATCTCTTAAGGGCCATACTCTCGAATCAAGCCGATGACTGCATCGTGAAGAACGGCGACATTGCTAGCCCCAAAACTCCAAGATGCTTGAACGCCTGGATCAATGGTCTGGAGGATACGTGTCCTAACGCTCCGATCAAGCCAAGAAACCAAAGAGCTGTAGCGTCGGCTACATTTGGCTCCCTGTGTCGGAAGCTTGAGTTCTGA